Sequence from the Ornithinimicrobium humiphilum genome:
TGACCCCGTCGGCGCTGGTGCGCATGAAGTGCACGCGCAGGTCGAGGTGGCGGGTGGCCAGGTTGCAGAACCGGTGCGCGGCGGTCTCGTAGGAGACGCCGTAGGCGTCGCGCAGGTCCTCCAGGGCGATGTCGCGGGCTGCCTTCGCCCGCTGCAGGAAGGGCACGACGCTGGCCTCGGGCAGCAGCACGGCGGCGGCGAAGTAGTTGATCTCGACGCGTTGGGCGAGGAACTCGGCGTAGTCGCGCGGGGCCTCGTGCCCGAGCACGACGTGCCCGAGCGCCTGCAGCGCGGTCGCGCGCAGGTCGTGCCCGCCGCGCACGGGCACGTAGATCCGCCTGTTCTCCAGGTCGGTGACGGTGCGGGTCGAGGCCGGCAGGTCGGGCACCGGCTCGATCTCGAAGCCGATGTGCCGCGCGATGCGGTTGACCGCCTCGCGGGTCATCGGACCGGCGCCGTGGTCGACCGCCCGGACCAGATCGGCCGCCTGCCGCTCGATGGCCGGGAAGTAGTTGTCGGCCTCGCGCATGAGCCGGCGCAGCTGGGCGTTGGCGGCGCGGGCGAACTCGGGCGTCGCGGCCCGCTGCTGCTGCAGCCCGACCACGGACTCGTAGAGGCCGACGAGCGCCTCCAGTGCGTCGTCGGGCAGACCGGGACCGACGCGGACCTCGGGGATGCCGAGGCTCTCGAAGCCGGGCGAGCGCTGGGCGCGCTCCCACTTCACCTCGAGCGCGGCCCTGCGGGTCGGGGGGCCGCCCTCCAGCAGCCGGCCCAGGTCGACCCCGAGGGCGGACGCGATGGCGGTCAGCGTCGTGACCCGCGGCTCGCGGCGGCCGTTCTCCAGCAGCGACAGCGCGGAGGTCGACATCCCCACCCTCCCGGCGAGCTGCGCGAGGGTCAGGTCGGCCGCGCGGCGGTGGTGACGGACGCGGCGCCCGATGGACACGGGGTCGGCCCCGCCACCCGGGGCCTCGGTCGCCTCCAGGGCCGGGGTGGGCGAGAACGGCAGCACCCGTTCGTGAACGATCGACATGGGTGCACGATAGCGAAACTTCGACGTTTGTTGACAAGCCTGAGGGGGTTGTCGAGGCCAGAACATGCCCCACAGTTGTCAACACAGCCCGATCGTTCCGCCGAGGGAAGGACCGCCCCGATGACTGCCACCACCACCACCCAGACCCCGCTCACCCCCGCCGAGCTCGCCGTCGAGCTGGAGCACCAGTGGGCGACCGACCCCCGCTGGGCCGGCGTGCAGCGCCGCTACTCCGCCGAGGACGTCATCAGGCTGCGCGGCTCCGTCGTCGAGGAGCACACCCTCGCCCGGCGCGGTGCGGAGAAGCTCTGGGAGGCCATCGAGACCAAGCCGTTCACCCGCGCGCTGGGTGCGCTGACCGGCAACCAGGCCGTCCAGATGGTCAAGGCCGGCCTCGAGGCGATCTACCTGTCCGGCTGGCAGGTCGCCGCCGACGCCAACCTGGCCGGCGAGACCTACCCCGACCAGAGCCTCTACCCGGCCAACTCGGTCCCGGCCGTCGTCCGCCGCATCAACAACGCGCTCAAGCGCGCCGACCAGATCGCGTGGATGAACGGCGACACCTCGACCGACTACTTCGCGCCGATCGTCGCCGACGCGGAAGCCGGCTTCGGCGGCCCGCTCAACGTCTTCGAGCTGATGAAGTCGATGATCGCCGCCGGCGCCGCGGGCGTGCACTGGGAGGACCAGCTGGCGTCGGAGAAGAAGTGCGGACACCTGGGCGGCAAGGTCCTGGTCCCCACCTCCCAGCACGTCCGCACCCTCAACTCGGCCCGCCTGGCGGCCGACGTCCTGGGCGTCCCGACGCTCGTCATCGCCCGCACCGACGCCCTCGCGGCGGACCTGCTGACGAGCGACGTCGACGAGATCGACCAGGAGTTCACCACCGGCGAGCGCACCTCCGAGGGCTTCTACCGGGTCCGCAACGGCATCGAGCCGGTGCTGGCCCGCGCCAAGGCCTACGCGCCCTACGCGGACCTCATCTGGGTCGAGACCGGCACGCCGGACCTGGGCCTGGCCCGCGAGTTCGCGCAGGAGCTGCACAAGGAGTTCCCCGGGCAGAAGCTGGCCTACAACTGCTCCCCCTCGTTCAACTGGAAGGCGGCGCTCTCCGACACCGAGATCGCCGAGTTCCAGGACAAGCTGGGCGAGCTGGGCTACGCCTTCCAATTCATCACCCTGGCCGGCTTCCACGCCCTCAACCACGGGATGTTCTCCCTGGCCCACGGCTACGCCCGCACCGGCATGTCGGCCTACGTCGAGCTGCAGGAGGCGGAGTTCGCCGACGCCGAGCGCGGCTACACCGCGGTCCGCCACCAGGCCGAGGTCGGCACCGGCTACTTCGACGCGGTCAGCACCGCGGTGAACCCCGACTCCTCCACCACGGCGCTGTCCGGCTCGACCGAGTCCGAGCAGTTCTCCCACTGACCCGCACCGCTGCGGGCCCCGCCCGGCACCGGACCCCGGTGCCGGGCGGGGCCCCAGGCTTTTCCCGCACCCCACTGGCCGACCGCTGGCCCAACCAGGAGGATGGACCCGTGAACACCCCGCGCAGCCGCAGCTTCGTCGCCGACCTGCTCGACGAGGGTGGTCTCGCCGCCCTCGAGACGCTCGAGCGTGCCACCCGAGAGGAGCGCGCCGCGCTCCTGCAGGCGCGCAAGGATCTCGCCCGCCGCGTGCACGCCGGCGAGGACCTGGGCCTCCTCCCGGAAACGGCCGACATCCGCACGGACCCGGACTGGCGGGTGGCCCCGCCCCCGGCCGACCTGACCTACCGGCTCGTCGAGCTCGCGACCCCCGCCACCGCCGAGGCGGCCAAGGCGGCGCTCGCGGTCGGCGCGGACGTCTGGGTGGCCGACCTGGAGGACATGCTCGTCCCCACCCCCGACCGGCTGCTCGCGGCCCAGCAGGTCATCGAGGAGACCGCGGCGACGCGGACCGGTGATCCCGCACCCGGGGTGACGACGCTCATGGTCCGCCCACGCGGGCTGCACCTGCCCGAGGCCCACGTCCTCGTCGACGGCACGCCCGCCAGCGCCTCGGTCGTCGACGTCCTGTGCTTCCTCGCGCGCAGCGGCCGGCGTCTGGTCGAGAACGGCTCGGGCCCCTACCTCTACCTCCCCAAGCTCGAGTCCTGGCAGGAGGCCCGCTGGTGGGGCGACCTGCTCACCCGGGCCGAGGAGCTGCTGGGCCTGCCCGCCGGGTGCACCCGCGTGAGCATCCTCGTCGAGACGGTGCAGGCCGCCTACCAGCTGGAGGAGATCCTCCACACGCTGCGCGACCGGGTCACCGGCCTGACCGCGGGCCGTTGGGACTACGTCTTCTCCCATCTGCGCACCTACGGCCACCGCCCGGAGCACGCGCTGCCCGACGTCGCGTCCTTCACGATGAACACCCGCTTCCTGCGGACCTACACCGAGCTGATCGTCCGCACCTGCCACCGCCGGGGCGTCCAGGCGATCGGC
This genomic interval carries:
- the aceA gene encoding isocitrate lyase translates to MTATTTTQTPLTPAELAVELEHQWATDPRWAGVQRRYSAEDVIRLRGSVVEEHTLARRGAEKLWEAIETKPFTRALGALTGNQAVQMVKAGLEAIYLSGWQVAADANLAGETYPDQSLYPANSVPAVVRRINNALKRADQIAWMNGDTSTDYFAPIVADAEAGFGGPLNVFELMKSMIAAGAAGVHWEDQLASEKKCGHLGGKVLVPTSQHVRTLNSARLAADVLGVPTLVIARTDALAADLLTSDVDEIDQEFTTGERTSEGFYRVRNGIEPVLARAKAYAPYADLIWVETGTPDLGLAREFAQELHKEFPGQKLAYNCSPSFNWKAALSDTEIAEFQDKLGELGYAFQFITLAGFHALNHGMFSLAHGYARTGMSAYVELQEAEFADAERGYTAVRHQAEVGTGYFDAVSTAVNPDSSTTALSGSTESEQFSH
- a CDS encoding malate synthase A; this translates as MNTPRSRSFVADLLDEGGLAALETLERATREERAALLQARKDLARRVHAGEDLGLLPETADIRTDPDWRVAPPPADLTYRLVELATPATAEAAKAALAVGADVWVADLEDMLVPTPDRLLAAQQVIEETAATRTGDPAPGVTTLMVRPRGLHLPEAHVLVDGTPASASVVDVLCFLARSGRRLVENGSGPYLYLPKLESWQEARWWGDLLTRAEELLGLPAGCTRVSILVETVQAAYQLEEILHTLRDRVTGLTAGRWDYVFSHLRTYGHRPEHALPDVASFTMNTRFLRTYTELIVRTCHRRGVQAIGGPISLSASGPFDESVAMTHARVHRDKAREAAQGFDGAWALHPALVPVVRAPFEVRDERAGSGAQERLRHRDESQPEVVVDAHALRDVSTLPGSATLTGMRTALRSSLTYLTGWLAGEGTLTISGHIEDFGTVELARMQLWQWMLHGERFAEGPTMSVRLFDRMLEDEIALLRRRGAREDLLQHAVRLLRDSVLAEEPPPFLCTLAYEALVSLEGTAGTSAA
- a CDS encoding helix-turn-helix transcriptional regulator; the encoded protein is MSIVHERVLPFSPTPALEATEAPGGGADPVSIGRRVRHHRRAADLTLAQLAGRVGMSTSALSLLENGRREPRVTTLTAIASALGVDLGRLLEGGPPTRRAALEVKWERAQRSPGFESLGIPEVRVGPGLPDDALEALVGLYESVVGLQQQRAATPEFARAANAQLRRLMREADNYFPAIERQAADLVRAVDHGAGPMTREAVNRIARHIGFEIEPVPDLPASTRTVTDLENRRIYVPVRGGHDLRATALQALGHVVLGHEAPRDYAEFLAQRVEINYFAAAVLLPEASVVPFLQRAKAARDIALEDLRDAYGVSYETAAHRFCNLATRHLDLRVHFMRTSADGVIYKAYENDGVRFPMDATGAIEGARVCRSWTARVVFERPAGEVYHQYTDTGRGTFWCTAVAEQTPNGRFSVSMGVPFDQVRWMRGRDTTERRVSRCPDPRCCTEPPPVLARRWEGKVWPSARAHSHLLAVMPPGVFPGVDDTEVLQFVAEHAPE